From a region of the Apis mellifera strain DH4 linkage group LG2, Amel_HAv3.1, whole genome shotgun sequence genome:
- the LOC551690 gene encoding methylosome subunit pICln: MVVLSNFLAPQEGIRHEEQNTTVYINDREVGKGTLYITESLLSWVNYDTQQGFSLEYPHISLHAISRDEQVHPRQCLYIMVDAKVDLPDVSLSPASDSGSENEFEDADTPITEMRFAPDNTNNLEAMFQAMNQCQALHPDPQDSFSDAEEDIYEDAEEDDFEHYDVGAGDAPYILPTEQIGTNHNGTEADDAMDIEAGQFEDAEEDL, encoded by the exons ATGGTAGTGCTTAGTAATTTTCTTGCACCACAAGAAGGAATACGTCATGAAGAGCAAAATACTACCGTGTACATTAATGATAGAGAAGTAGGAAAGGGAACTCTGTATATTACAGaaag CTTACTTTCTTGGGTGAATTATGATACACAACAAGGATTTTCACTAGAATATCCTCATATATCATTACATGCCATATCACGAGATGAACAAGTACATCCAAgacaatgtttatatattatggttGATGCAAAAGTTGATCTTCCAg aTGTATCATTATCACCAGCTTCTGATAGTGgttcagaaaatgaatttgaagatGCGGATACACCTATTACGGAAATGCGGTTTGCTCCTGACAACACAAATAATTTAGAGGCAATGTTTCAAGCAATGAATCAATGCCAAGCACTTCATCCTGATCCACAAGATAGTTTCTCTGATG cTGAAGAAGATATTTATGAAGATGCAGAGGAAGATGATTTTGAACATTATGATGTTGGTGCTGGTGATGCTCCCTACATTTTACCAAcag AACAAATAGGTACCAATCATAATGGAACAGAAGCAGATGATGCTATGGATATAGAAGCAGGTCAGTTTGAGGATGCAGAAGAAGATCTATAA
- the LOC413146 gene encoding regulator of nonsense transcripts 2 has translation MSEVEEAAPETAEVTSEQDAVSEEDKQYLTDYIKETEQRLNAKEEIRAANLNPNRPPETYFSKLDSTLKRNTTFVKKLKNFSSTQLDTVLKDMTHLNLTKYVSEVATALVDAKLKMTDVAPAIKVCSFLHQTYAEFSTHFFENWQRILSLKVVDKITNPSKLRVDLRFYAELVNAGIFTHKQGLPLLGSALTVLINMDKEEHNNASIILSFCKHCGEDYAGLVPKKVREISEKLNTTIPKSKLLSPDKQQNVRLLLRDYYNSLCKHLLKEHKDLQAFEKQNRKILQTRGELSSERKEKLESLQVSYDRLLNNVQSFSDTLDEPMPELPIDSEMKAEAEESLKMISEGEENSILEDMWGDEETRRFYEVLPDLTVFLPGSYLKEVPKQDVPISEEALDEEITFDELEETEKVDEPEAEVEEPQVSNISNKILLDAFITHLPNCVNRELIDNAAVHFLMNLNTKHNKKKLVKALFGVSRIRLDLLPFYSRLAAILYPVMSDVGNDLCSMLKHDFKYHVRKKDQINIESKVKVVRYIGELVKFKLYSKIEALYCLKVLLHDFTHHHIEMACNLLETCGRYLFCSPDSHQRTKVYLEQMMRKKAVTALDSRYVTIIENAYYYVNPPESTGGVSKKDRPPIHEFIRKLLYQDLSKTNTDKVLKWMRKLDWEDESVSSYAIKCLTAAYNVKYLNIRCVGSLLAGLVAHYETIGPHVVDGVLEDIRLCMEINLPKFNQRRIAMVKYLGELYNYRMVESGDIFRTLYLLITFGVSMDHSIPSILDPPDHLFRIRLVCTLLETCGQYFSGGSSKKKLDYFLIFFQNYYWFKYTDPIWTSENPFPVGIDYMYRDTLTMLRPKMQLFQSYKEAQCAVEELRNTLYPTLGNPIAEDGTERTDVESDMSVIAEGDEDIAVTSGNGSGDAKGVADLHFEESEDCSEAQSEEDWTADAERDYTMGTQENTQGDQSLSEGGTDGVIMDVTELNAALPAGPRRVSCPEDDDFLSALDKMVSDNIQDRMRDSVKPQQVDISVPLHVKSTKKTYEQLQERPSDNSTVDFVLMLRKGNKQQYKNLAVPVSSELAMNLRNREQEQKEEKERVKRLTLNITERQEEEDYQETINQSTKPVTVNLNRERRQKYNHPKGAPDADLIFGPKKIR, from the coding sequence ATGTCAGAAGTTGAAGAAGCAGCACCAGAAACAGCAGAAGTAACTTCGGAACAAGATGCTGTATCTGAAGAagataaacaatatttgactgattatataaaagaaacagaACAACGACTGAAtgcaaaagaagaaattcgagCAGCCAATTTAAATCCTAATAGACCACCTGAAACATATTTTAGCAAATTAGATTCaacattgaaaagaaatactacatttgttaagaaattaaaaaattttagtagTACACAGTTAGATACAGTTTTGAAAGATATGACACATttaaatttgacaaaatatGTAAGTGAAGTTGCTACTGCTTTGGTGGatgctaaattaaaaatgacagATGTTGCACCTGCTATTAAAGTATGCAGTTTCTTACATCAGACATATGCAGAATTTTCAActcatttttttgaaaattggcaAAGAATTTTATCTCTAAAAGTTGtggataaaattacaaatccaAGCAAACTTAGAGTAGATCTTCGATTTTATGCTGAACTAGTTAATGCAGGAATTTTTACCCATAAGCAAGGATTACCTTTGCTTGGTTCTGCATTaactgttttaattaatatggatAAAGAAGAACATAACAATGCAAGCATCATATTAAGTTTTTGTAAACATTGTGGAGAAGATTATGCAGGTCTTGTACCCAAAAAAGTAAGGGAAATATCTGAAAAGTTGAATACAACCATACCTAAAAGCAAATTACTTTCTCCTGATAAACAACAAAATGTTAGACTATTATTACGAgactattataattcattatgtaagcatttattaaaagaacatAAAGATCTTCAAgcatttgaaaaacaaaatagaaaaatcttaCAAACTAGAGGTGAACTAAGctctgaaagaaaagaaaaacttgaaaGTCTTCAAGTATCTTATGATCGTTTACTTAATAATGTACAAAGCTTTTCTGATACTTTAGATGAACCCATGCCAGAACTCCCTATAGATAGTGAAAtgaaagcagaagcagaagaatcattgaaaatgattagtgaaggagaagaaaatagcATTCTAGAAGATATGTGGGGAGATGAAGAAACCAGACGATTTTATGAAGTTTTACCAGATTTAACAGTTTTTCTTCCAGGATCATATTTGAAAGAAGTACCTAAACAAGATGTTCCAATAAGTGAAGAAGCTTTAGATGAGGAAATAACATTTGATGAACTAGAAGAAACTGAAAAAGTAGATGAACCTGAAGCAGAAGTGGAAGAACCACAGGTTtcaaatataagtaataaaatacttttagatGCATTTATAACACATTTACCAAATTGTGTAAATCgtgaattaattgataatgcaGCAGTACATTTCCTAATGAATCTCAACACAaaacataacaaaaaaaagttaGTGAAAGCATTATTTGGTGTTTCTAGAATTCGTTTAGATCTATTACCATTTTATTCACGATTAGCGGCTATTCTTTATCCTGTTATGTCTGATGTAGGAAATGATTTATGTTCAATGTTAAaacatgattttaaatatcatgtaCGCAAAAAGGATCAAATCAATATTGAATCAAAAGTAAAAGTTGTTAGATATATTGGTGagcttgttaaatttaaactttattccAAAATAGAAGCTTTATATTGCTTAAAAGTTTTGTTACACGATTTTACGCATCATCATATTGAAATGGcttgtaatttattagaaacatGTGGAAGATACTTATTTTGTTCACCAGATTCACATCAAAGAACAAAAGTATATTTAGAACAAATGATGCGTAAAAAGGCAGTTACTGCATTAGATTCACGTTATGtaacaataattgaaaatgcatattattatgtaaatccACCAGAATCTACAGGAGGTGTATCTAAAAAAGATAGACCTCCTATTCacgaatttataagaaaattattatatcaagatCTTTCAAAAACAAATACTGATAAAGTTCTTAAATGGATGCGCAAATTAGACTGGGAAGATGAAAGTGTATCATCTTATGCTATTAAATGTCTCACTGCCgcatataatgttaaatatttaaatattcgatgtgTAGGAAGTTTATTAGCTGGACTTGTTGCACATTATGAAACTATAGGTCCTCATGTAGTAGATGGTGTATTAGAAGATATAAGACTAtgtatggaaataaatttaccaaaatttaatcaacgCCGCATTGCTATGGTTAAATATCTcggagaattatataattatcgtatGGTAGAAAGTGGAGATATTTTTCGGACTTTATATCTTTTGATTACATTTGGAGTTAGCATGGATCATTCCATACCAAGTATTTTAGATCCACCTGATCATCTTTTTAGAATTCGATTAGTTTGTACATTATTAGAAACTTGTGGACAGTATTTTAGTGGTGGTTCTAGCAAGAAAAAACttgattatttcttaatattctttcaaaattattattggtttAAATATACAGATCCTATTTGGACTTCAGAAAATCCATTTCCAGTGGGTATAGATTATATGTATCGTGATACATTAACAATGTTGAGACCCAAAATGCAATTGTTTCAAAGTTACAAAGAAGCACAATGTGCTGTAGAAGAATTACGAAATACATTATATCCCACTCTTGGAAATCCTATTGCAGAAGATGGTACTGAACGTACTGATGTAGAATCTGATATGAGTGTAATTGCTGAAGGAGATGAAGACATAGCTGTAACATCTGGAAATGGTAGTGGAGATGCAAAAGGTGTGGCTGATTTACATTTTGAAGAATCTGAAGATTGTTCTGAAGCACAATCAGAAGAAGATTGGACTGCTGATGCAGAAAGAGATTACACTATGGGTACACAAGAAAATACCCAAGGAGATCAAAGTCTTTCAGAAGGTGGTACTGATGGTGTTATTATGGATGTCACAGAATTAAATGCAGCATTACCAGCTGGTCCTAGAAGAGTAAGTTGTCCTGAAGATGATGATTTTTTGTCTGCTCTTGATAAGATGGTTTCAGATAATATACAAGATAGAATGCGAGATTCAGTAAAACCACAACAAGTAGATATTTCAGTTCCTTTACATGTAAAAAGTACTAAAAAAACATATGAACAATTGCAAGAAAGACCTTCTGATAATAGTACAGTTGATTTTGTACTTATGTTGAGAAAAGGTAACAagcaacaatataaaaatttagcaGTTCCAGTATCATCAGAATTAGCAATGAATCTTCGAAACAGAGAACAAGaacagaaagaagaaaaagaacgagTTAAAAGATtgacattaaatattacagaaaGACAAGAGGAAGAAGATTATCAAGAAACAATTAATCAGAGTACCAAGCCAGTAACGGTAAACTTGAATAGAGAACGGcgacaaaaatataatcatcccAAAGGTGCACCAGATGCCGATCTTATTTTTGGTCCTAAAAAAATACggtag